From one Bradysia coprophila strain Holo2 unplaced genomic scaffold, BU_Bcop_v1 contig_248, whole genome shotgun sequence genomic stretch:
- the LOC119078260 gene encoding uncharacterized protein LOC119078260 isoform X1 has product MNRKLVLIVLLILTSVCSVSSTDDGDDNDRNDTTKSPQGEDDENDNSSTIADSTTSVSFSSDDYDEDVVNDDEDVVNDEEDEEDEYDHKVYKTKRWIRTFVFMIGIAWEQYFPNSNDTVKEEIGPKLRVGQLCGLLKQDLKEAYQKKCTKLSGDENAYAELSSAKDELKNSLVMWLKYQYETIKNATKAKDFKLVATTFCQKRDELFGYVNDFRMLKDRCSFPREIKRENHIRDILKAISDSVCSNGGTDLASLVSRDGEGRKCVMINKDEILTCGNKALYAFLKRVVKKFIENEYFEFKMDKDDCDEFDAVSECFVSSVENCVDPIAKNQFTSIFTIFREQTNCATIT; this is encoded by the exons ATGAACAGGAAACTGGTTCTTATAGTTCTGCTAATTTTAACAAGtg TTTGTTCGGTATCAAGTACTGATGATGGTGACGATAACGATCGAAATGATACTACGAAATCTCCTCAGGGAGAAGATGACGAGAACGACAACAGTTCCACGATTGCAGATTCCACTACCtcagtttcattttcatcagaCGATTACGATGAAGACGTCGTCAACGACGATGAAGACGTCGTCAACGACGAAGAAGACGAAGAGGACGAATACGACCACAAAGTCTACAAAACAAAACGATGGATTCGAACTTTCGTCTTTATGATTGGAATTGCATGGGAGCAgtattttc CCAATTCAAATGACACTGTAAAGGAAGAAATTGGTCCGAAACTCCGTGTGGGTCAATTGTGTGGCTTGTTGAAACAGGATTTAAAGGAAGCTTACCAGAAAAAGTGTACGAAATTGTCCGGGGATGAGAATGCGTACGCTGAATTGAGTAGCGCAAAGGacgaattgaaaaattcgttGGTAATGTGGCTGAAATATCAGTATGAGACTATTAAGAATGCTACAAAAGCTAAAGATTTCAAATTAGTCGCAACGAC ATTTTGCCAGAAGCGAGATGAACTGTTCGGGTACGTGAATGATTTTAGGATGCTGAAAGATCGCTGTTCTTTTCCACGCGAAATCAAAAGAGAAAACCACATACGGGACATTCTGAAAGCCATTTCGGATTCAGTTTGCTCTAATGGCGGAACCGACCTGGCTTCGCTGGTTTCTCGTGATGGCGAAGGACGAAAATGTGTTATGATCAACAAGGACGAAATTCTGACATGCGGAAATAAGGCACTCTACGCGTTTTTGAAGAGAGTTGTGAAAAAGTTCATcgaaaacgaatattttgaattcaaaatggaCAAAGACGATTGCGA TGAATTCGATGCTGTGTCGGAATGTTTCGTTTCATCAGTTGAAAACTGTGTAGATCCAATTgctaaaaatcaatttacgtCGATCTTTACGATTTTCCGTGAACAAACCAACTGTGCAACGATTACATAA
- the LOC119078260 gene encoding uncharacterized protein LOC119078260 isoform X2, giving the protein MNRKLVLIVLLILTSVCSVSSTDDGDDNDRNDTTKSPQGEDDENDNSSTIADSTTSVSFSSDDYDEDVVKDEEDEYDHKVYKTKRWIRTFVFMIGIAWEQYFPNSNDTVKEEIGPKLRVGQLCGLLKQDLKEAYQKKCTKLSGDENAYAELSSAKDELKNSLVMWLKYQYETIKNATKAKDFKLVATTFCQKRDELFGYVNDFRMLKDRCSFPREIKRENHIRDILKAISDSVCSNGGTDLASLVSRDGEGRKCVMINKDEILTCGNKALYAFLKRVVKKFIENEYFEFKMDKDDCDEFDAVSECFVSSVENCVDPIAKNQFTSIFTIFREQTNCATIT; this is encoded by the exons ATGAACAGGAAACTGGTTCTTATAGTTCTGCTAATTTTAACAAGtg TTTGTTCGGTATCAAGTACTGATGATGGTGACGATAACGATCGAAATGATACTACGAAATCTCCTCAGGGAGAAGATGACGAGAACGACAACAGTTCCACGATTGCAGATTCCACTACCtcagtttcattttcatcagaCGATTACGATGAAGACGTCGTCA AAGACGAAGAGGACGAATACGACCACAAAGTCTACAAAACAAAACGATGGATTCGAACTTTCGTCTTTATGATTGGAATTGCATGGGAGCAgtattttc CCAATTCAAATGACACTGTAAAGGAAGAAATTGGTCCGAAACTCCGTGTGGGTCAATTGTGTGGCTTGTTGAAACAGGATTTAAAGGAAGCTTACCAGAAAAAGTGTACGAAATTGTCCGGGGATGAGAATGCGTACGCTGAATTGAGTAGCGCAAAGGacgaattgaaaaattcgttGGTAATGTGGCTGAAATATCAGTATGAGACTATTAAGAATGCTACAAAAGCTAAAGATTTCAAATTAGTCGCAACGAC ATTTTGCCAGAAGCGAGATGAACTGTTCGGGTACGTGAATGATTTTAGGATGCTGAAAGATCGCTGTTCTTTTCCACGCGAAATCAAAAGAGAAAACCACATACGGGACATTCTGAAAGCCATTTCGGATTCAGTTTGCTCTAATGGCGGAACCGACCTGGCTTCGCTGGTTTCTCGTGATGGCGAAGGACGAAAATGTGTTATGATCAACAAGGACGAAATTCTGACATGCGGAAATAAGGCACTCTACGCGTTTTTGAAGAGAGTTGTGAAAAAGTTCATcgaaaacgaatattttgaattcaaaatggaCAAAGACGATTGCGA TGAATTCGATGCTGTGTCGGAATGTTTCGTTTCATCAGTTGAAAACTGTGTAGATCCAATTgctaaaaatcaatttacgtCGATCTTTACGATTTTCCGTGAACAAACCAACTGTGCAACGATTACATAA